One Cellulomonas sp. Y8 DNA segment encodes these proteins:
- the solA gene encoding N-methyl-L-tryptophan oxidase, with product MARTYSHVVIGAGAVGSAAAYWLARAGAERVLVVEQFDLVNSLGSSGDHSRIIRRSYHRPEYVHLTDAMYAAWDRVERESGLQVFTRTGGLDLAPPTADGADRLAVFRDAMTAAGASFEDLSTADLRARHPQWQVPDGTTALHQADAGLIDIRRSVSAHTSLALAAGVEFWPHTRVTGVDVRDGGVTVRTSAGDVEAGGLVVAAASWLGDLMPDLGLDFRLTLSEEQVDYVASSRLTDFTPDRFPIWVWHGDEVMYGFPVYGEAAVKIARDMRGHFVTSEGRTHRADPATTERSREFLARHLPAAAGPALRSAVCVYDMPPDREFVLDTVPGHPHVAVFNGAGHGGKFASLVGSVLADLVTAGSTPHDIGLFSLTRPAITDPAYAADFGLHA from the coding sequence GTGGCACGCACCTACTCGCACGTCGTCATCGGGGCCGGCGCGGTCGGCTCGGCCGCCGCCTACTGGCTCGCCCGCGCGGGCGCGGAGCGGGTGCTGGTCGTCGAGCAGTTCGACCTGGTGAACTCGCTCGGCTCGTCCGGCGACCACTCCCGGATCATCCGGCGGTCCTACCACCGGCCCGAGTACGTGCACCTGACCGACGCGATGTACGCCGCGTGGGACCGGGTCGAGCGCGAGTCGGGCCTGCAGGTCTTCACGCGCACCGGCGGTCTCGACCTCGCCCCGCCGACCGCCGACGGCGCCGACCGCCTCGCCGTGTTCCGGGACGCGATGACCGCGGCCGGGGCGTCCTTCGAGGACCTGTCCACCGCCGACCTGCGCGCCCGCCACCCCCAGTGGCAGGTGCCCGACGGCACCACGGCGCTGCACCAGGCGGACGCGGGGCTGATCGACATCCGCCGCTCGGTCTCCGCGCACACGTCGCTGGCGCTGGCGGCGGGCGTCGAGTTCTGGCCGCACACCCGGGTCACGGGGGTCGACGTCCGGGACGGCGGCGTCACGGTCCGGACCTCGGCGGGCGACGTCGAGGCGGGCGGCCTGGTCGTCGCCGCGGCGTCCTGGCTCGGCGACCTCATGCCGGACCTGGGGCTCGACTTCCGGCTCACGCTGTCCGAGGAGCAGGTCGACTACGTCGCGTCCTCCCGGCTGACCGACTTCACGCCCGACCGGTTCCCCATCTGGGTGTGGCACGGCGACGAGGTCATGTACGGCTTCCCCGTCTACGGCGAGGCCGCGGTCAAGATCGCCCGGGACATGCGCGGGCATTTCGTCACCAGCGAGGGCCGCACGCACCGCGCCGACCCGGCGACGACCGAGCGGTCCCGGGAGTTCCTCGCCCGGCACCTGCCCGCCGCCGCGGGCCCCGCCCTGCGCAGCGCCGTGTGCGTGTACGACATGCCGCCGGACCGGGAGTTCGTGCTGGACACCGTGCCGGGGCACCCGCACGTCGCGGTGTTCAACGGCGCGGGGCACGGCGGCAAGTTCGCGAGCCTGGTCGGGTCCGTGCTGGCGGACCTGGTGACAGCCGGGTCCACACCGCACGACATCGGGCTGTTCTCCCTGACCCGGCCGGCGATCACCGACCCGGCGTACGCGGCCGACTTCGGCCTGCACGCCTGA
- a CDS encoding dihydrofolate reductase family protein, which yields MGRLIYSMFTSLDGYAADASGSSDWGGALDPALHDFISEQTRSVGTYLYGRRMYETMSFWETALEAPDPPEFVRTYAAVWQAADKVVYSSTLAEPTTARTTVERSFDPEAVRTWVAGLDHDVTVDGPTLAAHALRAGIVDEVQPYLAPVSVGGGLRFWPDGVPLDLELLEQRGFGNGTLWLRYAVRRG from the coding sequence ATGGGGCGGCTGATCTACTCGATGTTCACCTCGCTCGACGGCTACGCGGCGGACGCGTCCGGCAGCAGCGACTGGGGCGGCGCGCTGGACCCGGCGCTGCACGACTTCATCTCGGAGCAGACGCGGTCCGTCGGGACGTACCTGTACGGCCGCCGCATGTACGAGACGATGTCGTTCTGGGAGACGGCGCTGGAGGCACCGGACCCGCCCGAGTTCGTCCGCACCTACGCCGCGGTGTGGCAGGCGGCGGACAAGGTCGTCTACTCCTCGACGCTCGCGGAGCCGACCACGGCGCGGACCACGGTCGAGCGTTCGTTCGACCCCGAGGCCGTGCGCACCTGGGTCGCGGGGCTCGACCACGACGTCACCGTCGACGGCCCGACGCTCGCGGCGCACGCCCTGCGGGCGGGCATCGTCGACGAGGTGCAGCCGTACCTCGCGCCGGTGTCGGTGGGCGGCGGGCTGCGGTTCTGGCCGGACGGCGTGCCGCTCGACCTGGAGCTGCTGGAGCAGCGCGGGTTCGGCAACGGGACGCTGTGGCTGCGCTACGCGGTGCGCCGGGGCTGA
- a CDS encoding PPOX class F420-dependent oxidoreductase: MATPPLPSDAVEMLRRPNPAVMATLRSDGTPVSAATWYLWREDGRVLLNLDGTRVRLKHLRRDPRVTLTVLDSDDWYTHVTLVGRVVEITEDADRSGIDALSEHYTGHPYPDRENPRFSAVVEVERWHGWGAHQS; encoded by the coding sequence GTGGCCACGCCCCCGCTGCCGTCCGACGCCGTCGAGATGCTCCGCCGCCCGAACCCCGCCGTGATGGCGACGCTGCGCTCGGACGGCACGCCGGTGTCCGCCGCGACCTGGTACCTGTGGCGCGAGGACGGCCGGGTGCTGCTCAACCTCGACGGCACGCGCGTCCGGCTGAAGCACCTGCGCCGGGACCCGCGGGTGACGCTCACCGTCCTGGACTCGGACGACTGGTACACGCACGTCACCCTCGTCGGGCGGGTCGTCGAGATCACCGAGGACGCCGACCGGTCGGGCATCGACGCGCTCTCCGAGCACTACACCGGGCACCCGTACCCGGACCGGGAGAACCCGCGGTTCTCGGCGGTCGTCGAGGTCGAGCGCTGGCACGGCTGGGGCGCCCACCAGAGCTGA
- a CDS encoding alpha/beta-hydrolase family protein, whose protein sequence is MTQPAANPAPTPAPDPGRGTEPGPGTEPDAATAPPVPPGAEPAAPGAGPAPVRHRHRPRPPSPAGVVGGTLFAMLAMTPSLLPRDWLFQALVSGISAALGYGLGVALAWALRHVPAWRRLMAAGRHRVPPRVRTAVLPWLVPALAVAVVGGLLLALVNGARWQREMTAAIGMPGPSTGDWLRAGPLLVLVAAAFVLLARGLRWVGLRLERGLRRWLRFPRLLAGAVAVVLVAVLTVVLVNDVLLGRALSAADGAFALANTRDHPGVTQPEAVERSGSPESLVPWDTLGREGRRFVAEGPTADELAAASPDGSTTTPVRVYAGLDSADTAEGRAALAVDDLERAGAFDRAVLLVVTTTGSGWVNDAAVSALELMHGGDTATVATQYSYLPSWLSFLVDRSRAADEAQALAAAVEARVAELPADDRPELLAYGESLGSYGSESAYDSLADIRARTDGVLWVGPPNSNPVWHALMERRDPGTTSAAPVYASGLLVRFAGDTDQMATPPTAWEDPRVLYLQHASDPIVWWGPDLLLSRPDWLAEPHTGEGGLTMTWYPLVTFWQLTFDLVNSKSVPDGHGHNYDALTLDGWVAVAAPDGWTDADTARVRAVLEQRAG, encoded by the coding sequence ATGACGCAGCCGGCAGCCAACCCGGCCCCGACGCCGGCCCCGGACCCGGGCCGCGGGACGGAGCCGGGCCCCGGGACGGAGCCCGACGCCGCGACCGCGCCGCCCGTCCCACCCGGCGCCGAGCCCGCGGCACCCGGCGCCGGGCCCGCCCCGGTCCGCCACCGGCACCGGCCCCGGCCGCCGAGCCCCGCAGGCGTCGTCGGCGGCACCCTGTTCGCGATGCTCGCCATGACCCCGTCGCTGCTCCCCCGCGACTGGCTGTTCCAGGCCCTGGTGTCCGGCATCTCGGCGGCGCTGGGGTACGGGCTCGGCGTCGCGCTCGCCTGGGCGCTGCGGCACGTGCCCGCCTGGCGACGTCTCATGGCGGCCGGTCGCCACCGGGTGCCGCCGCGGGTGCGGACGGCCGTGCTGCCGTGGCTCGTCCCCGCCCTCGCCGTCGCCGTCGTGGGCGGGCTCCTCCTGGCGCTGGTGAACGGCGCGCGGTGGCAGCGGGAGATGACCGCGGCGATCGGCATGCCCGGGCCGAGCACCGGCGACTGGCTCCGCGCCGGGCCGCTGCTGGTGCTGGTCGCGGCGGCGTTCGTGCTGCTCGCCCGCGGGCTGCGCTGGGTGGGCCTGCGGCTCGAGCGCGGGCTGCGGCGCTGGCTGCGGTTCCCGCGGCTGCTCGCCGGCGCGGTGGCCGTCGTGCTGGTGGCGGTGCTGACGGTCGTGCTGGTCAACGACGTGCTGCTCGGGCGGGCGCTGTCCGCGGCCGACGGCGCGTTCGCCCTCGCGAACACCCGGGACCACCCCGGCGTCACGCAGCCGGAGGCGGTCGAGCGCTCCGGGTCGCCGGAGTCGCTGGTGCCGTGGGACACCCTCGGCCGGGAGGGTCGCCGGTTCGTGGCCGAGGGCCCCACCGCCGACGAGCTGGCGGCCGCCTCCCCCGACGGCTCGACCACCACGCCGGTCCGGGTCTACGCGGGCCTGGACAGCGCCGACACCGCCGAGGGCCGCGCCGCCCTGGCGGTCGACGACCTCGAGCGCGCCGGGGCGTTCGACCGCGCGGTCCTCCTGGTCGTCACCACGACCGGCAGCGGCTGGGTCAACGACGCCGCGGTCTCCGCGCTGGAGCTGATGCACGGCGGCGACACCGCGACCGTCGCCACGCAGTACTCCTACCTGCCGAGCTGGCTGTCGTTCCTGGTCGACCGGTCCCGCGCCGCCGACGAGGCGCAGGCGCTCGCCGCCGCCGTCGAGGCCCGCGTGGCCGAGCTCCCCGCCGACGACCGCCCGGAGCTGCTGGCCTACGGCGAGAGCCTCGGCTCGTACGGCTCGGAGAGCGCCTACGACTCGCTCGCCGACATCCGTGCGCGCACCGACGGCGTGCTCTGGGTCGGCCCGCCGAACTCCAACCCGGTGTGGCACGCGCTCATGGAGCGGCGCGACCCCGGCACCACGTCCGCGGCGCCGGTGTACGCGAGCGGCCTGCTCGTGCGCTTCGCCGGCGACACCGACCAGATGGCGACCCCGCCGACCGCCTGGGAGGACCCACGGGTGCTGTACCTGCAGCACGCGTCCGACCCGATCGTCTGGTGGGGCCCGGACCTGCTGCTCAGTCGCCCGGACTGGCTCGCCGAGCCGCACACCGGCGAGGGCGGCCTGACCATGACCTGGTACCCGCTGGTGACGTTCTGGCAGCTGACGTTCGACCTGGTGAACTCCAAGTCGGTGCCGGACGGCCACGGGCACAACTACGACGCGCTCACGCTCGACGGCTGGGTGGCCGTCGCGGCGCCGGACGGGTGGACCGACGCGGACACCGCGCGGGTGCGGGCGGTGCTGGAGCAGCGCGCGGGCTGA
- a CDS encoding S9 family peptidase, with protein sequence MPGHRTHPTRFSPEADRDEVIRSTLGRAVHGAADVGEVLAAVADVHAKQDHDAWFAAWRDLGERVAAQGDASAAGGHRVSAASAYLRASAYLAVAVNAVAALESEDDLLPTFRAHRRAWDAWVDHADLDVVRVSVPYEGDALPGYLFRAPGDGPRPTVVAVNGSDGSLTSLWVECVAGALARGYHALVFDGPGQQSLLFERGVPFRPDWEKVLTPVLDAVVARPEVDGDRVAVYGVSQAGYWVARALAFEHRPVAAVLDPGVVSVAASWEHEVPGSLLKLLDKGEYHAFDRDMELGMKLSRTTARTWRFRARPYGADGYAATLREVRRYDVADVADRITTPLLITDPEGEPFWPGQSQRLAALTPSVSTLAPFTAAEGADGHCQPLARALTDQRVFDWLDGYLRG encoded by the coding sequence ATGCCCGGCCACCGCACGCACCCGACCCGGTTCTCCCCCGAGGCCGACCGCGACGAGGTCATCCGCAGCACGCTCGGCCGCGCGGTGCACGGCGCCGCCGACGTCGGCGAGGTGCTGGCCGCGGTCGCGGACGTGCACGCCAAGCAAGACCACGACGCGTGGTTCGCGGCGTGGCGGGACCTCGGCGAGCGCGTCGCCGCGCAGGGCGACGCGTCCGCCGCGGGCGGGCACCGGGTCAGCGCGGCCTCGGCGTACCTGCGCGCGTCGGCGTACCTCGCGGTCGCGGTGAACGCCGTGGCGGCGCTCGAGTCGGAGGACGACCTGCTGCCCACGTTCCGCGCGCACCGCCGCGCCTGGGACGCGTGGGTCGACCACGCCGACCTCGACGTCGTCCGGGTGTCCGTCCCGTACGAGGGCGACGCGCTGCCCGGCTACCTGTTCCGCGCGCCCGGCGACGGCCCGCGCCCGACGGTCGTGGCCGTCAACGGCAGCGACGGCTCGCTGACGTCGCTGTGGGTCGAGTGCGTCGCCGGGGCGCTCGCCCGCGGCTACCACGCGCTGGTGTTCGACGGCCCCGGGCAGCAGTCGCTGCTGTTCGAGCGCGGCGTGCCGTTCCGCCCGGACTGGGAGAAGGTGCTGACGCCGGTGCTGGACGCCGTCGTCGCGCGCCCCGAGGTAGACGGCGACCGGGTCGCCGTCTACGGCGTGAGCCAGGCCGGGTACTGGGTCGCGCGGGCGCTGGCCTTCGAGCACCGACCGGTCGCCGCGGTCCTCGACCCCGGGGTGGTGTCCGTCGCCGCGTCCTGGGAGCACGAGGTGCCCGGCAGCCTGCTCAAGCTGCTCGACAAGGGCGAGTACCACGCGTTCGACCGGGACATGGAGCTCGGCATGAAGCTGTCCCGGACGACCGCCCGGACCTGGCGGTTCCGCGCCCGGCCCTACGGCGCGGACGGCTACGCGGCGACGCTGCGGGAGGTGCGCCGGTACGACGTCGCGGACGTGGCCGACCGCATCACGACGCCGCTGCTCATCACCGACCCCGAGGGTGAGCCGTTCTGGCCCGGGCAGTCGCAGCGGCTCGCGGCGCTGACCCCGTCGGTGTCGACGCTGGCGCCGTTCACCGCCGCCGAGGGCGCGGACGGCCACTGCCAGCCGCTGGCCCGCGCGCTGACCGACCAGCGGGTGTTCGACTGGCTGGACGGCTACCTGCGGGGCTGA